ATCTATACTTGGAGCGTCAGTTCTTAGTAGGCCCTCGCTACAGCCAGTGCATTCTGCCATGTGAAGCCATATCACAGGGAGCCTATCGCTTAGCTCAGCAGCACGAGCAACCATCGGTGTCATCGCGCTTGGCAATGCCATAAAAGCTGTCATCGCACCAGCCCACTTCATAAAATCACGCCTAGTAAAGCCCTTATCTTTTAAAAGCTGCGCAATACTAGTGTCATTTTTCATCTTAGGCAATGCACTAAGTTCGCTTAAGCGTCTATTGATCTTTTGACGCAAGTCATTATTCATATAAGCTCCTTCATTTGAAATTTGTTTATTTTGTATCTTATCTTTTTTAAAGAAGACAAATATTATTTTATTCTATTAATAATTATATTTAAATAAATTTTAAAATAAAATTTTAAACGCCTTGTTATCAATAATCTTAAAATATGCTAAAAAATAATATTTAGTGAGAATTTATCCCATTTTTACAAACTGCTAAAGAAAAAAGATATTTTTCTGAAAGTAAATATCAATTCAAATTTTTAATAATTTTTAAAAAATATAATTTAGTATATTTAAGAAGAATGGGCTTTGAAGTATAAATTTTTAAAAGCCTAAATGGGTTAAATTTAGGCTTTTAAATTTGCATTAAAATGGCCAGATAGCCTCCATAAGCCTTGTGCCCCAAGGTTTTTTAGTTGATTTGTCTAGCTCGCCCTCAGTTTTATACAAAATTTTGGCGTCAGCTATGTATTTTGAGTCGATTTCGTTGTTTTGCGAGATGTCGTAAGGTCTGATGACGCCACTTACTTGCATGATCTGTTTTTCGCCGTTTATAAGTAGCTCGCGGCTGCCCTCGATGAAGTAGTTGCCGTTGTTTAAGATCTTGATGATCCTAGCTGAGATGGTTGCGGTAAATTTCTCGCTTCTGTTGCTAGTGCCACTACCTGTAAATTTATTGCCGCCACCTGCTTTAAAGCCGATGTCACCGTATTTGTTTAGATTATCAGCCACGGTTGAGAGCGGTGCGGCTCCAGCTGTGAAAACGCCACCGCCAAGCGAAATGGTGCTATCTTTGTTGGTGCTTTTGCTGCCGCTTGAAATTTGACTTGCATTTTCTGAGATGACGATGGTTACGATGTCATTTACATTCATCGCCTTTCTATCTGAAAAAAGAGGATTTTCGCCCTTGCCAAAGAGACTGCCGGCGTTGCTTTGACCGCTGCCACTATCTTTTGAAGGGAGTTGTTCGACATAAACTGGAGGTTTCATATTGATGTGAGGATCTGCACTTGGGGTGCAACCTGTGTAAAAAATGCCCGCAAATGTGACGAGCCAAATCTTTTTATAGTTCATAAAATGCCTTAAAATAAGTATCTTTGTGCTAAGATTAAGCAATTTAAGTTCCCAAAAAGGTCACAAAATGAAAAGTTGTTACATTTTTTCAGACAAAAATCTAGCATATTTGCAGGAAATTATAGCTACAAAATTCAAAAAAGTTGAGATCTTTAAGATAACTCCAGACGAAAACGACAAAAAAAATCTAATAAATTTAAATGAAAAGGAGTTTTTTTTAAAATTTATAGATAAATTTGAAGAGCTAAAGGAGAGAAGCGACTTTGTCATAGTCGTTGGCTGTGAGGGCTTTAGCGTCTTTGGCAAGAGCGAGCTAA
Above is a window of Campylobacter concisus DNA encoding:
- the flgH gene encoding flagellar basal body L-ring protein FlgH; this encodes MNYKKIWLVTFAGIFYTGCTPSADPHINMKPPVYVEQLPSKDSGSGQSNAGSLFGKGENPLFSDRKAMNVNDIVTIVISENASQISSGSKSTNKDSTISLGGGVFTAGAAPLSTVADNLNKYGDIGFKAGGGNKFTGSGTSNRSEKFTATISARIIKILNNGNYFIEGSRELLINGEKQIMQVSGVIRPYDISQNNEIDSKYIADAKILYKTEGELDKSTKKPWGTRLMEAIWPF